One segment of Ipomoea triloba cultivar NCNSP0323 chromosome 12, ASM357664v1 DNA contains the following:
- the LOC116000231 gene encoding vacuolar-sorting receptor 1-like: MRGNVGIVVCVWFVVWGSCLGRFVVEKNNLRVTSPAIIKGVYKCAIGNFGVPQYGGNMIGVVMHPNANQKACGSFDDVSLKSKPGHMPVFVLVDRGECYFTVKAWNAQRAGAAAILVADDRMEPLITMDTPEEGNAQVDYLQNITIPSALISKVLGDKIKKQLTKGEMVVINLDWREALPHPDERVEYEFWTNSNDECGPKCDSQIDFVKSFKGVAQILEKKGYTQFTPHYITWYCPEAFTLSTQCKSQCINHGRYCAPDPEQDFSRGYDGKDVVLQNLHQICFFRVANESGKPWLWWDYVTDFSIRCPMKDKKYTKECADQVIQSLGVDVKQVNKCVGDEEADAENPVLKAEQEAQIGRGNRGDVTILPTLVINNRQYRGKLDRGAVLKAICSGFEETTEPAICLTADIETNECLQNNGGCWQDKSSNITACRDTFRGRVCQCPSVQGVKFVGDGYTHCEASGVLRCGLNNGGCWKQTKDSRTYSACVDAHGRGCECPTGFKGDGVDHCEDIDECKEKVACQCPDCKCKNTWGSYECSCHGDLLYMFEHDTCIAAGQDAKTGFGWGTFWVVALALAAVGIGGYAVYKYRIRRYMDSEIRAIMAQYMPLDNQGEVPNHGASQGNV; the protein is encoded by the exons ATGAGGGGAAATGTGGGGATTGTAGTGTGTGTATGGTTTGTTGTTTGGGGTTCGTGTTTGGGTAGATTTGTAGTGGAGAAGAATAATTTGAGGGTAACTTCCCCAGCCATCATCAAAGGCGTGTATAAGTGTGCGATTGGGAATTTCGGTGTCCCACAGTACGGAGGAAACATGATCGGCGTTGTGATGCATCCAAATGCTAACCAGAAAGCGTGCGGAAGCTTCGACGATGTTTCCTTGAAATCCAAGCCTGGTCACATGCCTGTCTTTGTTCTTGTCGATCGAGGAG AATGCTATTTTACCGTAAAGGCTTGGAATGCTCAGAGAGCCGGAGCTGCTGCCATTTTAGTTGCTGATGACAGGATGGAACCTTTGATCACCATGGATACCCCAGAGGAAGGAAATGCACAGGTAGATTATCTACAGAATATAACTATTCCTTCAGCACTTATTAGCAAGGTGCTTGGGGATAAAATCaagaaacaattaacaaaaggAGAAATGGTTGTCATAAATCTTGATTGGAGGGAGGCTCTTCCACATCCTGACGAACGGGTGGAATATGAGTTCTGGACAAACAGTAACGATGAGTGCGGCCCCAAGTGTGATAGTCAGATAGATTTTGTCAAAAGCTTCAAAGGAGTAGCACAGATACTTGAGAAGAAAGGCTATACCCAATTCACTCCGCATTACATTACTTGGTATTGCCCAGAGGCTTTTACTTTGAGCACACAATGCAAATCTCAGTGCATCAACCATGGGAGATACTGTGCTCCAGACCCTGAACAAGACTTCAGCCGAGGATATGATGGGAAGGATGTTGTTTTGCAGAATTTACACCAAATTTGTTTCTTTAGGGTGGCAAATGAAAGTGGAAAACCTTGGCTTTGGTGGGACTATGTTACAGATTTTTCAATCCGCTGCCCAATGAAAGATAAGAAGTACACAAAAGAGTGTGCAGATCAAGTGATCCAATCACTTG GCGTTGACGTTAAACAGGTTAACAAGTGTGTTGGGGATGAAGAGGCAGATGCTGAGAACCCTGTTCTAAAGGCTGAACAGGAAGCACAG ATAGGTAGAGGTAATCGTGGAGATGTGACTATCTTGCCAACTCTTGTTATAAACAATAGACAGTATAGAG GCAAGCTGGACAGAGGAGCAGTTCTCAAGGCTATTTGCTCAGGATTTGAGGAGACAACAGAACCCGCAATTTGCTTAACTGCAG ATATAGAAACAAATGAGTGTTTACAGAACAATGGTGGGTGCTGGCAGGATAAGTCTTCTAACATTACTGCATGCAGG GACACTTTCCGTGGGAGGGTATGTCAGTGTCCCAGTGTGCAAGGCGTGAAATTTGTTGGTGATGGTTATACTCACTGCGAAG CATCTGGAGTATTGCGATGTGGACTTAATAATGGAGGCTGCTGGAAGCAAACAAAGGATAGCCGGACATATTCTGCTTGCGTT GATGCACACGGTAGGGGTTGTGAATGCCCAACTGGATTCAAGGGTGATGGTGTTGATCATTGTGAAG ATATTGATGAATGCAAGGAGAAGGTAGCTTGCCAATGTCCAGACTGCAAATGCAAGAACACGTGGGGCAGTTATGAATGCAGTTGCCATGGAGATTTGTTATACATGTTTGAACATGATACGTGTATAG CTGCAGGTCAAGACGCTAAAACTGGGTTTGGGTGGGGTACTTTTTGGGTCGTCGCCCTTGCATTGGCTGCTGTAGGAATTGGAGGATATGCAGTGTACAAGTATCGAATCAGG AGATACATGGATTCGGAGATCCGGGCTATCATGGCTCAGTACATGCCTTTGGATAACCAAGGTGAAGTCCCTAACCACGGGGCTTCTCAGGGAAATGTGTGA